In Burkholderia sp. PAMC 26561, a single genomic region encodes these proteins:
- a CDS encoding DUF4393 domain-containing protein translates to MDELDLIKAIAPEVAKATYEDAVSPALKETGKFGLDLVKTLRLALFPLQYTAMLQDRLTKHLQKSIERVPEDRRVAPFESLALPIAEQLKFHDDDSVVGDMFERLLARAMDRERVGEAHPAFVQIVGQLAPDEAMLLRQIAASRPAAYMRPPQKGLAALLKDERAVLINASGMTDGQKARLNEVAVRPEDLAQPELVYTYIEHLVSLGIVSYTNDPWTAEYKGAKGADFDFWFVQLNGLGELFQRACLLED, encoded by the coding sequence ATGGACGAACTCGATCTAATTAAAGCAATCGCGCCTGAGGTTGCCAAAGCGACGTATGAAGACGCCGTATCACCTGCGTTGAAGGAGACGGGAAAGTTCGGCCTGGACCTCGTTAAGACGCTGCGCTTGGCGCTTTTTCCTCTGCAATACACCGCTATGCTTCAGGACAGGTTAACGAAACACCTCCAAAAGTCCATTGAGCGTGTGCCCGAGGATCGCCGTGTAGCCCCCTTTGAGTCGTTGGCATTGCCAATAGCTGAGCAGCTTAAATTTCACGACGATGACAGTGTAGTCGGCGATATGTTTGAACGTCTGCTAGCTCGAGCAATGGACCGAGAGCGAGTCGGTGAAGCTCATCCCGCATTCGTTCAAATCGTCGGCCAACTCGCTCCTGATGAGGCTATGCTGCTTCGGCAAATCGCAGCATCTAGACCTGCCGCTTATATGCGGCCGCCTCAGAAAGGGTTGGCCGCGCTGCTGAAGGACGAGCGAGCTGTGTTGATCAATGCTTCAGGTATGACTGACGGTCAAAAGGCGCGCCTTAATGAAGTTGCCGTGCGTCCGGAAGATCTCGCGCAGCCCGAGCTCGTGTACACCTATATCGAGCATTTGGTGTCGTTGGGAATTGTCTCGTACACGAATGATCCGTGGACCGCTGAATATAAAGGCGCGAAGGGAGCGGATTTCGACTTTTGGTTCGTGCAACTCAATGGCTTGGGTGAGCTGTTCCAGCGCGCCTGTCTGTTAGAAGACTAG